The Paenibacillus sp. FSL R7-0204 genome includes a region encoding these proteins:
- a CDS encoding fatty acid desaturase, translated as MTNNQIPQLSTLKKSVAPYEKTDLSTSIKQLINTLGPLVLLWTAAYFSLSVSYWLTLLFAIPAAGFVIRTFIIFHDCCHGSFFKNRKANDIVGTITGVLTLVPYRQWKHSHSIHHAGSSNLDKRGIGDIWIMTVDEYVAAKPLQRLYYRIYRNPLVMFVIGPIAVFLIQYRFNAKGARRKERMNTYLTNVSIVALYTGIILLIGWQAFLLVQLPIVFVSGFLGIWLFYVQHQFEHTYFEHDEEWSYVNAAVEGSSYYKLPKLLQWITGNIGFHHVHHLSPKVPNYNLELAHNASPPLQKATTITLSTSLEALKYRLWDEEHKVFVSFKQLKQRLRKSEPAVKEGLKVIKPGFQSE; from the coding sequence ATGACCAACAACCAGATACCCCAGCTCTCTACATTGAAGAAAAGCGTAGCCCCTTATGAGAAAACAGACCTCAGCACGAGCATAAAACAGCTCATTAATACGCTTGGGCCGCTGGTGCTATTATGGACCGCCGCTTACTTCAGCTTATCCGTGTCCTACTGGCTGACGCTGCTGTTCGCTATTCCGGCTGCCGGCTTTGTCATCCGCACCTTTATTATTTTTCATGACTGCTGTCACGGGTCGTTCTTCAAGAACCGCAAGGCCAATGATATTGTCGGCACCATCACCGGTGTGCTTACCCTGGTCCCTTACCGCCAGTGGAAGCACAGTCATTCGATTCATCATGCCGGAAGCAGCAATCTCGACAAAAGAGGCATCGGGGATATCTGGATCATGACGGTGGATGAATATGTGGCTGCCAAGCCGCTTCAGCGGCTCTATTACCGGATCTACCGCAACCCGCTGGTAATGTTCGTCATCGGACCGATTGCTGTATTCCTCATCCAGTACCGGTTCAATGCCAAAGGGGCAAGACGCAAGGAGCGCATGAATACCTACCTGACCAATGTGTCCATTGTGGCTCTATATACTGGAATTATTCTGCTCATTGGCTGGCAGGCGTTCCTGTTGGTGCAACTTCCAATAGTGTTCGTGTCCGGGTTCCTCGGCATCTGGCTGTTCTATGTACAGCACCAGTTCGAACATACTTACTTCGAGCATGATGAAGAGTGGAGCTACGTGAACGCCGCTGTAGAAGGAAGCTCTTACTATAAGCTGCCGAAGCTACTGCAATGGATTACCGGAAATATCGGATTTCACCATGTGCATCACTTGAGTCCAAAGGTGCCGAATTATAATCTGGAATTGGCTCACAATGCCAGCCCGCCTTTGCAAAAGGCAACCACCATTACACTCAGCACCAGTCTCGAAGCGCTGAAATACCGTCTTTGGGATGAAGAGCATAAGGTCTTCGTCAGCTTCAAGCAGTTGAAGCAGCGGTTGCGGAAGAGTGAGCCTGCCGTGAAAGAGGGGCTGAAGGTAATCAAACCGGGGTTCCAGAGCGAATAG